From Saccharothrix espanaensis DSM 44229, the proteins below share one genomic window:
- a CDS encoding GGDEF domain-containing protein: protein MRAWPLWTLKRAALAYWLLVDALALAVVVYVIASSPQPDPAEVARFGVIAGTAGAVIIGSSIYSHRVDESERNPWAAHLCYLTAGVIALPCNLLVLLLFGPALHGVLGQRPESHRWVFTLSATALAVFGTRYLLGWTDPTQDLPVMVLGATALLVVRAALIALGLKLRSPRATAEEVVGEPIDAVLGIVAVSIGGLMGFVATTTPVHALMAAAPMALLERAAQLPQWRRSAQRDAKTGLANAVHWDGRARYELAKARSRSRPMAVMLLDLDHFKRVNDRIGHLAGDAALSAIAVLLSGTVRRGDLVGRFGGEEFVVLLPDAEPAIARSVAQRVRHAVADLAVTTVGTDGREHLLTGLTVSIGVATTQRFGYELPDLLVAADSALLAAKGYGRNLVVMA from the coding sequence GTGCGAGCGTGGCCACTGTGGACGCTGAAGCGTGCCGCCCTGGCCTACTGGCTGCTCGTGGACGCCCTCGCCCTCGCGGTCGTCGTGTACGTGATCGCCTCGTCGCCGCAGCCCGACCCCGCCGAGGTCGCCCGGTTCGGCGTGATCGCCGGCACCGCCGGGGCGGTGATCATCGGCAGCTCGATCTACAGCCACCGGGTGGACGAGTCGGAGCGCAACCCGTGGGCCGCGCACCTGTGCTACCTCACCGCCGGCGTCATCGCGCTGCCGTGCAACCTGCTGGTCCTGCTGCTGTTCGGGCCCGCGCTGCACGGCGTGCTGGGGCAGCGCCCCGAGTCGCACCGCTGGGTGTTCACGCTGTCCGCGACCGCCCTGGCCGTGTTCGGCACCCGGTACCTGCTCGGCTGGACCGACCCGACCCAGGACCTGCCGGTGATGGTGCTCGGCGCGACGGCCCTGCTGGTGGTGCGCGCGGCGCTGATCGCGCTCGGCCTGAAGCTGCGCAGCCCGCGCGCCACCGCCGAGGAGGTCGTCGGCGAACCGATCGACGCCGTGCTGGGAATCGTCGCGGTGAGCATCGGCGGCCTGATGGGGTTCGTCGCCACGACCACCCCGGTGCACGCCCTGATGGCCGCCGCGCCGATGGCCCTGCTGGAACGCGCCGCCCAGCTCCCGCAGTGGCGCCGGTCCGCGCAACGGGACGCGAAGACCGGCCTGGCCAACGCCGTGCACTGGGACGGCCGCGCGCGCTACGAGCTGGCCAAGGCGCGCTCCCGCAGCCGGCCGATGGCCGTGATGCTGCTCGACCTGGACCACTTCAAGCGGGTCAACGACCGGATCGGGCACCTGGCGGGCGACGCGGCGCTGAGCGCGATCGCCGTGCTGCTGTCCGGCACGGTCCGGCGCGGCGACCTGGTGGGGCGCTTCGGCGGCGAGGAGTTCGTGGTGCTGCTGCCCGACGCCGAACCCGCGATCGCCCGGTCCGTGGCGCAGCGCGTCCGGCACGCCGTGGCGGACCTGGCCGTGACCACGGTCGGCACGGACGGCCGCGAGCACCTGCTGACCGGGCTGACGGTGAGCATCGGCGTGGCGACCACCCAGCGGTTCGGCTACGAGCTGCCCGACCTGCTGGTCGCCGCCGACTCCGCGCTGCTGGCCGCCAAGGGCTACGGCCGCAACCTGGTGGTGATGGCCTAA
- the macS gene encoding MacS family sensor histidine kinase, which translates to MHTNAAQAGPSVTEDPVAHLWRGTVALRIVTFLFALGNAIVHHTMYARPWLAWTAIGAMAAWSLFTIHAYSRESGRRPWVVAADLAVVCGLMSLSPLIMTDTQFLYNVPLITTIWACIPAVAAGALGGQAAGALAGLVVGLSTYLNRGASSVDLVRDVVLLAGAGLVVGMASSTARRASARLSQALRTEAATAERERLARSIHDGVLQVLARVRKRGLELGGEAAELAELAGEQEVALRSLVAAAPTESTVDGDADLRPALQLLATPRVQVSTPATQVMLPAATAFELTAVVREALSNVDKHADGAKAWVLLEDLGEEVVLSVRDDGPGIPDGRLASAEAEGRMGIAQSIRGRVEALRGTLELQTGPGEGTEWEVRVYR; encoded by the coding sequence GTGCACACAAATGCCGCCCAGGCGGGTCCATCGGTGACCGAGGACCCCGTCGCGCACCTCTGGCGGGGAACCGTAGCGCTACGCATCGTGACGTTCCTGTTCGCTCTGGGCAACGCGATCGTGCACCACACGATGTACGCCCGCCCGTGGCTCGCCTGGACGGCGATCGGGGCGATGGCGGCCTGGTCGCTGTTCACGATCCACGCCTACAGCCGGGAGAGCGGCCGGCGGCCGTGGGTGGTGGCCGCGGACCTGGCCGTCGTGTGCGGGTTGATGTCCCTGTCGCCGTTGATCATGACCGACACCCAGTTCCTCTACAACGTCCCGCTGATCACGACCATCTGGGCGTGCATCCCGGCGGTGGCCGCCGGCGCGCTCGGCGGGCAGGCCGCAGGCGCGCTGGCGGGCCTGGTGGTCGGCCTGAGCACCTACCTGAACCGGGGCGCGAGCTCCGTCGACCTGGTGCGCGACGTCGTCCTGCTGGCGGGCGCCGGCCTGGTCGTCGGCATGGCGTCGAGCACCGCCCGGCGGGCGTCGGCGCGGCTGTCGCAGGCGTTGCGGACCGAGGCGGCGACGGCCGAGCGCGAGCGCCTCGCCCGGTCGATCCACGACGGCGTGCTCCAGGTCCTGGCCCGGGTCCGCAAGCGCGGATTGGAACTGGGCGGCGAAGCGGCGGAACTGGCCGAGCTGGCGGGCGAGCAGGAGGTCGCGCTGCGCTCGCTGGTGGCCGCCGCGCCGACCGAGTCGACAGTGGACGGTGACGCGGACCTGCGGCCGGCGTTGCAACTGCTGGCCACGCCGAGGGTGCAGGTGTCCACACCGGCCACTCAGGTGATGCTGCCCGCCGCGACCGCGTTCGAGCTCACCGCGGTGGTGCGCGAGGCGCTGTCCAACGTGGACAAGCACGCCGACGGGGCGAAGGCGTGGGTGCTGCTGGAGGATCTGGGGGAAGAGGTCGTGCTCAGCGTGCGTGACGACGGACCCGGCATCCCGGACGGGCGGTTGGCGTCGGCCGAGGCCGAGGGTCGGATGGGCATCGCCCAGTCGATCCGCGGCCGGGTCGAGGCGCTGCGTGGCACGCTGGAGCTGCAGACCGGCCCGGGGGAGGGCACGGAGTGGGAGGTGCGGGTCTACCGATGA
- a CDS encoding response regulator translates to MSVSVMVVDDHPLWRDGVARDLAERGFEVVATAGDAASAVRIARAVRPDVVLMDLNLGEQSGVEATTMITGSLSDTRVLVLSASGEHDDVLEAVKAGASGYLVKSASADELVEAVNRTAAGDAVFTAGLAGLVLGEYRRMAATPDEDKPQLTDRETEVLRLVAKGLTARQIANRLVISHRTVENHVQSTLRKLQLHNRVELARYAIEHGLDVEPEGT, encoded by the coding sequence ATGAGCGTGTCCGTGATGGTGGTCGACGACCACCCGCTGTGGCGTGACGGTGTCGCGCGGGACCTGGCCGAACGCGGGTTCGAGGTGGTCGCGACCGCGGGCGACGCGGCGTCGGCGGTGCGCATCGCGCGCGCCGTGCGGCCCGACGTGGTGCTGATGGACCTCAACCTGGGCGAGCAGTCCGGGGTCGAGGCGACCACGATGATCACCGGGTCGCTGAGCGACACCAGGGTGCTGGTGCTGTCCGCGAGCGGTGAGCACGACGACGTGCTGGAGGCCGTGAAGGCCGGCGCGTCGGGGTACCTGGTCAAGTCGGCGTCGGCCGACGAGCTGGTCGAGGCGGTGAACCGGACGGCCGCCGGCGACGCGGTGTTCACCGCGGGCCTGGCCGGTCTGGTGCTCGGCGAGTACCGGCGGATGGCGGCGACGCCGGACGAGGACAAACCGCAGCTCACCGACCGGGAGACCGAGGTGCTCCGGCTGGTCGCGAAGGGCCTGACCGCCCGCCAGATCGCGAACCGCCTGGTCATCTCGCACCGCACCGTGGAGAACCACGTGCAGTCCACCCTGCGGAAGCTGCAACTGCACAACCGTGTCGAGCTGGCGCGCTACGCCATCGAGCACGGACTCGACGTCGAACCGGAGGGGACATGA
- a CDS encoding DUF1707 SHOCT-like domain-containing protein, protein MTDPRQWRVSDAEREHVVELLQKAVGRGLITLDEFTERSDTALAAKTREELNVVLLDLTGLVSTEQQQFAAVQGLAAGHAPGAVAGFGQDRQVELKSTFSSVRRKGSWVVPRTMVVRSRMGSTDLDFREATIAHAVVDIELDVMAGSVKLVLPEGASVDADGVQLAAGSLKDKVGGAGGRPHFVLRGNVTGGSLEIKTKGRWFGNA, encoded by the coding sequence ATGACGGATCCGAGGCAGTGGCGGGTGTCCGACGCCGAGCGCGAGCACGTGGTGGAGCTGTTGCAGAAGGCGGTCGGGCGCGGGCTGATCACGCTGGACGAGTTCACCGAGCGGTCCGACACGGCGCTGGCGGCCAAGACCCGCGAGGAGCTCAACGTCGTGCTGCTCGACCTGACCGGGCTGGTCAGCACCGAGCAGCAGCAGTTCGCGGCGGTGCAGGGGCTGGCCGCCGGGCACGCGCCGGGCGCGGTGGCGGGTTTCGGGCAGGACCGGCAGGTGGAGCTGAAGTCCACCTTCTCGTCGGTGCGCCGCAAGGGCTCGTGGGTCGTGCCGCGCACGATGGTCGTGCGCAGCCGGATGGGGTCGACGGACCTCGACTTCCGCGAGGCGACCATCGCGCACGCGGTGGTGGACATCGAGCTGGACGTGATGGCCGGGTCGGTGAAGCTGGTGCTGCCGGAGGGCGCCTCGGTGGACGCGGACGGCGTGCAGCTGGCGGCGGGGTCGTTGAAGGACAAGGTCGGCGGGGCCGGCGGCCGGCCGCACTTCGTGCTGCGCGGGAACGTGACCGGCGGGTCGCTGGAGATCAAGACGAAGGGCAGGTGGTTCGGCAACGCCTGA
- a CDS encoding GNAT family N-acetyltransferase produces the protein MRAGRFSYGIGIGREHQRRGYAAEVVVLPLTYMFGERRLHKCAVSVHAFNSASVALHEKLGFRHEGLLRDHEFFAGRHHDVVLMGLTAPEFATTHPFPPVR, from the coding sequence GTGCGGGCCGGGCGGTTCTCGTACGGGATCGGGATCGGGCGGGAGCACCAGCGGCGCGGGTACGCGGCGGAGGTCGTGGTGCTGCCGCTGACCTACATGTTCGGCGAGCGCCGGCTGCACAAGTGCGCGGTGTCGGTGCACGCGTTCAACTCGGCGTCCGTCGCGCTGCACGAGAAGCTCGGCTTCCGGCACGAGGGCCTGCTGCGCGACCACGAGTTCTTCGCCGGACGGCACCACGACGTCGTGCTGATGGGCCTGACCGCACCGGAGTTCGCGACCACCCACCCGTTCCCGCCGGTGCGGTGA
- a CDS encoding helix-turn-helix domain-containing protein, protein MTSPAATTYRVVLGIFLRSLRERAGLSPTEIAQRFGWYGVGKVSKLEAGTVRLTEEELTGLLDAYGVTEPEAAKLHEFGAVARTRTGGGRTPAWGDTYKVLEAHASEIKTYRETVLPGTVQTEDYARALLSMSLTTPPSEVAGAARERATRQALLTSDNPPGFWLVVAEPALLRPIGGTEAFRAQLERLRELVDLPHVTFQVLPLEQGEHHAVGTPFTLLRLNVPALSIAYLEGLTDANYLDHPKETDVYTLAFDRLRVTALDDRTSAKMLDRRISELK, encoded by the coding sequence ATGACGTCACCGGCAGCGACGACCTACCGCGTCGTGCTCGGCATCTTCCTGCGCAGCCTCCGCGAGCGCGCCGGACTGTCCCCGACCGAGATCGCGCAGCGGTTCGGCTGGTACGGCGTCGGCAAGGTCAGCAAGCTCGAAGCCGGGACCGTGCGGCTGACCGAGGAAGAGCTGACCGGACTCCTCGACGCGTACGGCGTCACCGAACCCGAAGCCGCCAAGCTCCACGAGTTCGGCGCGGTCGCCCGCACCCGCACCGGCGGCGGGCGCACACCGGCTTGGGGCGACACCTACAAGGTCCTCGAAGCCCACGCGTCCGAGATCAAGACTTATCGGGAGACCGTGCTGCCCGGCACAGTCCAGACCGAGGACTACGCACGGGCCCTGTTGTCCATGTCGCTCACGACGCCGCCCTCCGAGGTCGCGGGGGCCGCGCGCGAACGTGCCACCCGCCAAGCCCTTCTCACGTCCGACAACCCGCCGGGCTTCTGGCTCGTCGTCGCGGAACCCGCGCTGCTACGCCCGATCGGTGGCACCGAAGCATTCCGCGCCCAGTTGGAACGACTGCGCGAACTGGTCGACCTGCCGCACGTCACGTTCCAGGTGCTGCCGTTGGAGCAGGGCGAGCACCACGCCGTCGGCACGCCGTTCACCTTGCTGCGCTTGAACGTCCCGGCGCTGTCGATCGCGTACCTCGAAGGTCTGACCGACGCCAACTACCTGGACCACCCCAAGGAGACCGACGTCTACACGCTGGCGTTCGACCGGCTCCGGGTGACGGCCTTGGACGACCGGACATCGGCGAAGATGTTGGATCGTCGGATCAGCGAACTCAAGTAG
- a CDS encoding DUF397 domain-containing protein gives MPAPDFPTARWRKASYTEGNDNCVEVARVTGVVALRDSKNRTGPVLAFPAASFAGLLDGLKTGRV, from the coding sequence ATGCCGGCCCCGGACTTCCCCACCGCACGCTGGCGCAAGGCCAGTTACACCGAGGGCAACGACAACTGCGTCGAAGTGGCGCGCGTGACAGGCGTCGTGGCCTTGCGGGACTCGAAGAACCGCACCGGTCCCGTGCTGGCGTTCCCGGCGGCGAGCTTCGCCGGACTGCTGGACGGGCTCAAGACCGGACGGGTCTGA
- a CDS encoding SDR family oxidoreductase, with protein sequence MRCLVTGATGYLGGRLVPRLLAEGHEVRCLVRDPGKLRDVPWASEVEVVRGDVLDASTLSAAVDGIDVVHYLVHSLNNSDFADADRKAAENTARAAERARVKRIVYLGGLHPEGGHLSPHLASRKEVGDIFLASGVPAVVFQAAVIIGSGSASFEMLRYLSERLPVMVAPRWVHNRIQPIAVRDVLRYLVEAVSLPDGINRTFDIGGPDVLTYEDMMVRYARVARLLPRKVVGVPFLTPKLSSHWVNLITPVPRSIAAPLIESLVHEVVCREDDVLRLLPGPTTGYDRAVELALAKIMDADVETRWSNASLPGAPSDPLPTDPDWSGGSSYADVREQPTKASPQQLWAVVEGIGGEHGWYSFPLAWAVRGWLDRLAGGVGLRRGRRDPRRLHVGEALDWWRVEEIERGRLLRLRAEMRVPGLAWLELQVSDDGEGGSTYRQRAVFVPRGLAGHLYWWAVWPFHGLVFGGMVRNITSEAELTSEFRKS encoded by the coding sequence ATGCGTTGCCTTGTCACCGGAGCGACCGGGTACCTCGGCGGGCGGCTGGTGCCGCGCCTGCTCGCCGAGGGCCACGAAGTCCGTTGTCTCGTGCGGGACCCCGGGAAGCTCCGGGACGTGCCGTGGGCGTCCGAGGTGGAGGTGGTGCGGGGTGACGTGCTGGACGCCTCGACGTTGTCCGCCGCAGTGGACGGCATCGACGTCGTGCACTACCTCGTCCACTCGCTGAACAACTCCGACTTCGCCGACGCCGACCGCAAGGCCGCCGAGAACACCGCGCGGGCCGCCGAACGGGCCCGGGTCAAGCGGATCGTCTACCTGGGCGGGCTGCACCCGGAGGGGGGCCACCTCTCGCCGCACCTGGCCTCCCGCAAGGAGGTCGGGGACATCTTCCTGGCCTCCGGGGTGCCGGCGGTGGTGTTCCAGGCGGCGGTGATCATCGGGTCCGGGTCGGCCAGCTTCGAGATGCTGCGCTACCTGTCCGAGCGCCTGCCGGTGATGGTCGCCCCGCGCTGGGTGCACAACCGGATCCAGCCGATCGCGGTCCGGGACGTGCTCCGCTACCTGGTGGAGGCGGTGAGCCTGCCGGACGGGATCAACCGGACGTTCGACATCGGCGGCCCGGACGTCCTGACCTACGAGGACATGATGGTGCGGTACGCGCGGGTGGCCCGGCTGCTCCCGCGCAAAGTCGTCGGGGTGCCGTTCCTGACGCCGAAGTTGTCATCACATTGGGTGAACCTGATAACGCCTGTGCCGCGTTCGATCGCCGCGCCGCTGATCGAGTCCCTGGTGCACGAGGTGGTGTGCCGCGAGGACGACGTCCTGCGCCTGCTGCCCGGACCGACCACCGGCTACGACCGGGCCGTGGAACTCGCGCTGGCCAAGATCATGGACGCCGACGTGGAGACCCGGTGGTCGAACGCCTCGCTGCCGGGCGCGCCGTCCGACCCGCTGCCGACCGACCCGGACTGGTCCGGCGGCTCGTCCTACGCCGACGTCCGCGAGCAGCCGACGAAAGCCTCGCCGCAGCAGCTCTGGGCGGTCGTCGAGGGCATCGGCGGCGAGCACGGCTGGTACTCGTTCCCGCTGGCCTGGGCCGTGCGGGGGTGGCTGGACCGGCTGGCCGGCGGGGTCGGGCTGCGGCGCGGCCGGCGCGACCCCCGCCGGCTGCACGTGGGCGAGGCGCTGGACTGGTGGCGGGTCGAGGAGATCGAGCGCGGCCGGCTGCTGCGGCTGCGCGCGGAGATGCGGGTGCCCGGCCTGGCGTGGCTGGAGCTCCAGGTGTCCGACGACGGCGAGGGCGGCTCCACCTACCGCCAGCGCGCGGTCTTCGTGCCGCGCGGACTGGCCGGGCACCTCTACTGGTGGGCCGTCTGGCCGTTCCACGGCCTGGTGTTCGGCGGCATGGTCCGCAACATCACCAGTGAAGCGGAGCTTACAAGCGAGTTCAGAAAGTCCTGA
- the tdh gene encoding L-threonine 3-dehydrogenase, translating into MKALVKATAGPGLSLTDVPDPTPGPTDVVVRVLRTGICGTDLHIDSWDDWAAHNIKAPLVLGHEFVGEVVETGPSVTGVKVGDLVSGEGHLVCGTCRNCKAGRRHLCAHTRGLGVHSDGAFAAYVVLPEENAWVHRAPVDLDVAAIFDPFGNAVHTALSFPVIGEDVLITGAGPIGIMAAAVAKHAGARNVVITDVSDHRLDIARKVGVDLALNVAEHTIADAQRELGMSEGFDVGMEMSGKPVALQDMIGNMAHGGRIAILGLPAEQFPVDWSSVVLKMLHIKGIYGREMFETWYSMSVLLQRDLDLTPVITHRFDYTAHEEAFATAREGKCGKVILDWTGAN; encoded by the coding sequence ATGAAGGCACTGGTCAAGGCGACCGCCGGGCCGGGACTGTCGCTGACCGACGTCCCCGACCCCACCCCCGGCCCCACCGACGTGGTCGTCCGCGTGCTGCGCACCGGGATCTGCGGCACCGACCTGCACATCGACTCGTGGGACGACTGGGCGGCGCACAACATCAAGGCCCCCCTCGTCCTGGGCCACGAGTTCGTCGGCGAGGTGGTCGAGACCGGGCCTTCGGTGACCGGCGTCAAGGTCGGCGACCTGGTCAGCGGCGAGGGCCACCTGGTCTGCGGCACGTGCCGCAACTGCAAGGCCGGCCGCCGCCACCTCTGCGCGCACACCAGGGGCCTGGGCGTGCACAGCGACGGCGCGTTCGCCGCGTACGTCGTGCTGCCAGAGGAGAACGCGTGGGTCCACCGCGCGCCCGTCGACCTCGACGTGGCCGCGATCTTCGACCCGTTCGGCAACGCCGTGCACACCGCGCTGTCCTTCCCGGTGATCGGCGAGGACGTGCTGATCACCGGCGCGGGCCCGATCGGCATCATGGCCGCCGCCGTCGCCAAGCACGCGGGCGCGCGCAACGTCGTGATCACCGACGTCAGCGACCACCGGCTGGACATCGCCCGCAAGGTCGGCGTCGACCTGGCGCTCAACGTCGCCGAGCACACCATCGCCGACGCGCAGCGCGAACTGGGCATGTCCGAGGGCTTCGACGTCGGCATGGAGATGTCCGGCAAGCCCGTCGCCCTCCAGGACATGATCGGCAACATGGCGCACGGCGGCCGCATCGCGATCCTGGGCCTGCCCGCCGAGCAGTTCCCCGTCGACTGGAGCAGCGTCGTGCTGAAGATGCTGCACATCAAGGGGATCTACGGCCGGGAGATGTTCGAGACCTGGTACTCGATGTCCGTGCTGCTGCAACGCGACCTCGACCTGACACCGGTGATCACGCACCGGTTCGACTACACGGCGCACGAAGAGGCCTTCGCCACCGCACGCGAAGGCAAGTGCGGCAAGGTCATCCTCGACTGGACGGGAGCCAACTGA
- a CDS encoding glycine C-acetyltransferase → MYGAMRDDLRTGLDEIRAAGLYKAERVIGTPQSAAVRVGAGDEVLNFCANNYLGLADHPKLVQAAKDALDRWGFGMASVRFICGTQEPHKELERRLSEFLGTEDTILYSSCFDANGGLFETLTGAQDAIISDELNHASIIDGVRLSKAKRLRYKNRDLDDLERQLKDAADARYRLIATDGVFSMDGYLAPLDGICELADRYDALVMVDDSHAVGFTGPTGRGTPELFGVQDRVDVVTGTLGKALGGASGGYTSGRAEIVEMLRQRSRPYLFSNSLAPSITAAAIATLDLLDSSSELLTRLRENTKLFRDRMTAEGFDLLPGEHPIIPVMIGDAAEASRMADLLLEQGVYVIGFSYPVVPHGKARIRTQLSAAHSTDDVNRAVDAFVAARAIMRGTA, encoded by the coding sequence ATGTACGGCGCGATGCGCGACGACCTGCGTACCGGCTTGGACGAGATCCGCGCGGCGGGCCTGTACAAGGCGGAACGGGTGATCGGCACCCCGCAGAGCGCGGCGGTCCGGGTCGGCGCGGGCGACGAGGTGCTGAACTTCTGCGCCAACAACTACCTGGGCCTGGCCGACCACCCGAAGCTCGTGCAGGCGGCCAAGGACGCCCTGGACCGGTGGGGCTTCGGCATGGCGTCCGTGCGGTTCATCTGCGGCACGCAGGAACCGCACAAGGAGCTGGAGCGCCGCCTGTCGGAGTTCCTGGGCACCGAGGACACCATCCTCTACAGCTCGTGCTTCGACGCCAACGGCGGCCTGTTCGAGACGCTGACCGGCGCGCAGGACGCGATCATCTCCGACGAGCTCAACCACGCGTCGATCATCGACGGCGTGCGGCTGTCGAAGGCCAAGCGCCTGCGCTACAAGAACCGCGACCTCGACGACCTGGAACGGCAGCTCAAGGACGCCGCCGACGCCCGGTACCGGCTGATCGCGACCGACGGCGTGTTCTCCATGGACGGCTACCTGGCCCCGTTGGACGGGATCTGCGAGCTGGCCGACCGCTACGACGCGCTGGTCATGGTGGACGACTCGCACGCCGTCGGCTTCACCGGGCCGACCGGGCGCGGCACGCCCGAGCTGTTCGGCGTGCAGGACCGGGTGGACGTCGTCACCGGCACGCTCGGCAAGGCGCTCGGCGGCGCCAGCGGCGGGTACACCTCCGGGCGCGCGGAGATCGTGGAGATGCTGCGGCAGCGGTCGCGGCCGTACCTGTTCTCGAACTCGCTCGCGCCGTCGATCACCGCCGCCGCGATCGCCACCCTGGACCTGCTCGACTCGTCCAGCGAGCTGCTGACCCGCCTGCGGGAGAACACGAAGCTGTTCCGGGACCGGATGACCGCCGAGGGCTTCGACCTGCTGCCCGGCGAGCACCCGATCATCCCGGTGATGATCGGCGACGCCGCCGAGGCGTCCCGGATGGCGGACCTGCTGCTGGAGCAGGGCGTCTACGTCATCGGCTTCTCGTACCCGGTGGTGCCGCACGGCAAGGCGCGCATCCGCACCCAGCTGTCGGCGGCGCACTCGACCGACGACGTGAACCGGGCCGTGGACGCGTTCGTCGCGGCGCGCGCGATCATGCGGGGAACAGCCTGA
- a CDS encoding LysR family transcriptional regulator yields MIDPRRLRVLRALADHGTVTAAAQALHLTPSAVSQQLAALESEVGQDLLRRRGRRVSLTSAGELLVRHANAVAAELERAQATLAGLATGTSGLVDVGSFASAITLVVAPALAALRGSVPNVVVRVRDVEGDASVPLLLDGEIDLAITEEYRPRRDDGRLTRFPLYTEPFDAVLPPGHRLADGGPVDLRRLAEDDWVATPPGNPVRDVLELACGEAGFAPRITQTSNDFSAIGALVAAGAGVALVPRHALRGVPVVGVPVVGTAPLRRVFAAVRKGSEDHPVVRSVCEALTSAAQPGRPESDPIG; encoded by the coding sequence ATGATCGATCCTCGACGGCTGCGCGTGCTCCGGGCACTGGCCGACCACGGCACGGTGACCGCCGCGGCCCAGGCGCTGCACCTGACACCTTCGGCGGTGTCGCAGCAGTTGGCGGCGCTGGAGTCCGAGGTCGGGCAGGACCTGCTGCGCCGACGTGGCCGGCGGGTGTCGCTGACCTCCGCCGGTGAGCTGCTGGTGCGCCACGCGAACGCGGTGGCGGCCGAGCTGGAACGCGCCCAGGCGACGTTGGCCGGGCTCGCGACGGGCACGTCCGGCCTGGTCGACGTGGGCAGCTTCGCGTCGGCGATCACGCTGGTGGTCGCGCCCGCGCTGGCGGCCTTGCGCGGGTCGGTGCCAAACGTGGTGGTGCGGGTCCGGGACGTCGAGGGGGACGCGTCGGTGCCGCTGCTGCTCGACGGCGAGATCGACCTGGCGATCACCGAGGAGTACCGGCCCCGGCGCGACGACGGCCGGCTGACCCGGTTCCCGCTCTACACCGAGCCGTTCGACGCGGTGCTGCCGCCCGGCCACCGGCTGGCCGACGGCGGGCCGGTGGACCTGCGCCGGCTGGCCGAGGACGACTGGGTGGCCACGCCGCCCGGCAACCCGGTGCGCGACGTGCTGGAACTGGCCTGCGGCGAGGCCGGGTTCGCGCCGCGGATCACCCAGACGTCCAACGACTTCAGCGCGATCGGCGCGCTGGTCGCGGCGGGCGCGGGCGTGGCCCTGGTGCCCCGGCACGCGCTGCGGGGCGTGCCGGTGGTGGGCGTGCCGGTGGTGGGCACGGCCCCGTTGCGCCGGGTGTTCGCGGCGGTCCGGAAGGGCTCCGAGGACCACCCGGTGGTCCGGTCGGTCTGCGAGGCCCTGACCTCCGCTGCCCAGCCCGGCCGTCCGGAATCCGACCCCATCGGGTGA